A genome region from Musa acuminata AAA Group cultivar baxijiao chromosome BXJ3-5, Cavendish_Baxijiao_AAA, whole genome shotgun sequence includes the following:
- the LOC103985347 gene encoding putative cyclic nucleotide-gated ion channel 9 yields MLDCGYKAQYMDGQKEKFVRLEESSPTFSCTSDTGRMNRCAFNVEGLSRGSKSSTKSSKGGLRKGSEGFKLLGRSLRFGASKEVFPEDLKVSEKKIFDPQDKFLFHMNRLFLISCILAVSVDPLFYYLPIKDENEKSMCLGIDRKLAVVSTTLRTIIDFFYLIRMALQFRTAYIAPSTRVFGRGELVIDPTQIAKQYLRSNFVVDFLSVLPLPQIVVWRFLQRSKGSDVSATKNALLAIVLLQYIPRLLRILPLTSELKRTAGVFAESAWAGAAYYLLWYMLACHIVGACWYLLSVKREDDCWHSACKNNSTVCNINYLYCGNEHLDGYDKWKNASGQDLLNYCSPDDNNQSFNFGIFAQSLTSGVVASRKFFSKLAYCFWWGLQNLSTLGQGLQTSTFLEEVIFSIAIAVFGLILFALLIGNMQTYLQSITIRLEEMRVKRRDSEQWMHHRMLPSELRERVRRYDQYKWLETRGVDEEGLVQSLPKDLRRDIKRHLCLALVTRVPLFENMDERLLDAICERLKPTLYTENTYILREGDPVDEMLFIIRGRLESITTDGGRSGFFNRILLKERDFCGEELLTWALDPKSGGNLPTSTRTVKALKEVEAFALNADELKFVASQFRRLHSRQVQHTFRFYSPQWRTWAACFIQAAWRRYSKRKIAELRRKEEEAGLRKNLVRGTSSLAAAIYASRFAVNALRSVHRLRNRSVMELVRLQKPPEPDFTAEDAD; encoded by the exons ATGCTTGACTGTGGTTACAAAGCACAATATATGGATGGCCAGAAAGAGAAATTTGTGAG GCTGGAAGAATCAAGCCCTACATTTTCCTGTACTTCTGACACTGGCAGAATGAATAGATGTGCATTCAATGTTGAGGGACTTAGTCGAGGATCAAAGAGCTCAACAAAATCCTCCAAGGGAGGGTTGAGAAAGGGATCTGAAGGATTTAAGTTGCTAGGTCGATCTCTTCGGTTCGGTGCTTCCAAGGAAGTTTTTCCAGAAGATCTGAAAGTATCTGAGAAGAAAATTTTTGATCCTCAAGACAAATTTCTTTTCCATATGAACAGGCTTTTTCTAATATCATGTATTCTTGCAGTATCAGTGGATCCATTATTTTATTATCTTCCCATCAAAGATGAAAATGAAAAATCAATGTGTCTTGGTATAGACCGAAAGCTAGCAGTTGTATCAACTACATTGCGAACAATCATTGATTTTTTCTATCTTATTCGAATGGCTCTTCAATTCCGCACTGCTTACATTGCTCCATCAACCCGGGTTTTTGGCAGAGGTGAACTTGTTATTGACCCTACACAGATTGCAAAGCAGTACCTAAGGAGCAACTTTGTTGTTGACTTTCTTTCGGTGCTACCACTTCCACAG ATTGTAGTTTGGAGGTTTCTTCAAAGATCTAAAGGTTCTGATGTATCGGCCACAAAGAATGCATTGTTGGCCATTGTTCTGCTACAGTATATTCCTAGATTACTTCGCATTCTTCCTTTAACATCAGAACTGAAAAGGACAGCTGGTGTCTTTGCGGAAAGTGCTTGGGCTGGTGCTGCGTACTATCTATTGTGGTATATGCTAGCTTGTCAT ATAGTTGGTGCTTGCTGGTACTTGTTGTCTGTTAAGCGTGAAGATGATTGTTGGCATTCAGCTTGTAAGAATAACAGCACTGTCTGTAACATAAATTACTTGTATTGTGGTAATGAGCATCTTGATGGTTATGACAAATGGAAGAATGCCAGTGGACAGGATCTTCTGAATTACTGTTCACCTGATGATAACAATCAGTCCTTCAATTTTGGAATCTTTGCACAGTCTTTGACCTCTGGTGTTGTTGCATCAAGAAAGTTCTTTTCCAAACTTGCTTATTGTTTCTGGTGGGGTTTGCAGAATCTGAG TACCCTTGGCCAAGGGCTGCAAACAAGTACTTTTCTGGAGGAGGTTATCTTCTCAATTGCAATTGCTGTGTTTGGACTCATTCTTTTTGCCCTCCTTATAGGTAACATGCAG ACATATCTTCAGTCGATAACAATACGACTTGAAGAGATGAGAGTTAAAAGACGTGATTCAGAGCAGTGGATGCACCACCGGATGTTACCATCAGAACTCAGGGAACGAGTTAGACGATATGATCAGTATAAGTGGTTGGAGACGAGAGGAGTGGATGAAGAAGGTCTGGTTCAGAGCCTTCCCAAGGACCTTAGGCGGGATATCAAACGTCATCTCTGTTTAGCTTTGGTGACGAGG GTCCCTCTGTTCGAGAACATGGATGAGCGTTTGCTAGATGCGATTTGTGAACGGCTAAAACCTACTCTTTATACAGAGAATACTTATATCTTGAGGGAGGGTGATCCTGTAGATGAGATGCTCTTCATCATCCGAGGACGCTTGGAGAGTATAACCACCGATGGTGGAAGAAGTGGATTTTTCAATCGAATTCTTTTGAAAGAACGTGATTTCTGTGGTGAAGAGTTGTTGACCTGGGCTTTGGATCCAAAGTCCGGTGGTAATCTGCCAACTTCCACTAGGACAGTGAAAGCCTTGAAGGAGGTCGAAGCTTTTGCATTAAATGCTGATGAATTAAAATTTGTGGCAAGCCAGTTCAGGCGCCTCCATAGCAGACAAGTGCAGCATACATTTCGCTTCTATTCGCCGCAGTGGAGGACCTGGGCTGCTTGCTTTATCCAAGCTGCATGGCGGCGCTACAGCAAGCGGAAGATAGCAGAACTCCGAcggaaggaagaagaggcaggACTCAGGAAGAACTTGGTCAGAGGCACATCAAGCCTAGCTGCAGCCATCTACGCATCGCGATTTGCAGTAAATGCTCTCCGCAGCGTTCATCGACTCCGGAACAGAAGTGTCATGGAGTTGGTGAGATTGCAAAAACCACCAGAGCCTGATTTCACTGCAGAGGATGCTGATTAA
- the LOC135637815 gene encoding membrane-anchored ubiquitin-fold protein 3-like gives MAEEESIELKFRLFDGTDIGPNKHDPSTTVASLKEFIIARWPQDKEIAPGTINDVKLINAGKILDNNQTVAESTVSVGGLSGGVITMHVVVRPPVFDKNNEKKQVKSPKHNRCGCSIL, from the exons AtggcagaagaggaatcgatcgaGCTCAAATTTAGGCTCTTTGATGGCACCGACATCGGCCCGAACAAGCATGATCCTTCCACCACCGTGGCATCTCTCAAAGAATTCATAATCGCTCGATGGCCGCAAG ACAAAGAAATTGCTCCAGGAACAATAAATGATGTGAAGCTCATAAATGCGGGAAAAATACTGGACAACAACCAGACTGTTGCTGAGTCCACGGTGTCAGTTGGCGGGCTTTCTGGTGGGGTAATCACTATGCACGTTGTGGTTCGGCCTCCTGTGTTTGACAAAAACAATG AGAAAAAGCAAGTCAAATCCCCAAAGCATAACAGATGTGGCTGCTCAATCCTCTGA
- the LOC135638159 gene encoding photosynthetic NDH subunit of lumenal location 4, chloroplastic-like, translating into MAISALSVAVSNPRLLPSLPKSHKAPPFLARSASSLQLSLPAPSLPVGDPAEEAATASTSSSSSFLAPVPSTNRRLFGVGVGILAASSFASDASATRIEYYATVGEPLCDMSFARSGLGYCDVAIGTGVEAPRGELINVHYTARFADGTVFDSSYKRGRPLTMRIGVGKVLPGLDQGILGGGGVPPMLVGGKRKLLIPPLLAYGPEPAGCFQGDCNIPANATLLYDILFVGVYK; encoded by the exons ATGGCCATCTCCGCGTTATCTGTTGCGGTTTCTAATCCTCGCCTCCTCCCCTCGCTTCCCAAATCGCACAAAGCGCCGCCTTTCCTCGCGAGGAGCGCCTCCTCCCTTCAACTGTCCCTCCCTGCGCCTTCTCTCCCCGTTGGCGACCCTGCGGAGGAGGCGGCCACCGCCTCCACCTCCTCATCCTCTTCCTTCTTGGCACCGGTGCCATCCACCAATAGGCGGCTGTTCGGGGTGGGAGTCGGTATTTTGGCGGCCTCTTCGTTCGCATCCGATGCTAGTGCCACCAGAATAGAATACTACGCCACTGTAGGTGAGCCACTTTGTGACATGAGCTTTGCGAGGTCCGGCCTTGGTTACTGTGACGTCGCAATCGGGACCGGCGTCGAGGCACCTCGGGGCGAGCTCATCAAC GTTCATTATACTGCACGGTTTGCTGATGGCACTGTGTTCGATAGCAGCTATAAGCGTGGAAGACCTCTTACAATGCGTATAGGTGTTGGTAAG GTCCTACCAGGACTCGATCAGGGAATTCTAGGTGGTGGTGGTGTACCCCCAATGCTTGTTG GGGGTAAGCGTAAACTTCTCATACCGCCATTGTTAGCTTATGGGCCAGAACCAGCAGGATGCTTTCAAG GAGATTGCAACATTCCAGCCAATGCAACTCTTCTCTATGACATTCTTTTTGTTGGAGTGTACAAGTAA
- the LOC103985344 gene encoding FCS-Like Zinc finger 5, with translation MMFMGKQPGTPMRRAPSSTEFSPSVLFDVGGPRPSDHNAIVHYLQPREAAQVESIPSPRSGVHSGRSGDGTAPFLRACGLCNRRLGPGRDIYMYRGEIAFCSLECRQLQMNLDEEKEKCALSDLSKE, from the exons ATGATGTTCATGGGGAAGCAACCGGGGACGCCGATGAGGCGGGCACCGAGCTCGACGGAGTTCTCCCCCTCCGTCCTCTTCGATGTCGGGGGCCCTCGGCCGTCCGATCACAACGCGATAGTTCACTACCTTCAGCCGAGGGAGGCGGCGCAGGTGGAGTCCATTCCGTCGCCCCGCAGCGGGGTGCACAGTGGGAGGTCTGGCGACGGGACGGCGCCCTTCTTGAGGGCCTGCGGCCTCTGCAACCGCCGCCTCGGGCCTGGCCGGGATATATACATGTATAG GGGTGAAATTGCCTTCTGTAGCCTCGAGTGTCGCCAGCTACAGATGAATCTGGATGAGGAGAAAGAGAAGTGTGCTCTCTCTGACCTCTCTAAAGAATAG